The Hymenobacter sp. 5317J-9 genome has a window encoding:
- a CDS encoding TetR/AcrR family transcriptional regulator produces MLAALRPDLNQHLYLRDPQATDLGRRLLAESVRLLDDIGFEAFTFKKLAAVMNSTEASLYRYFENKHRLLLYLVSWHWAWLRFRVRVALHHVADPQQRLRLALAAVCEASVDDPATPDFDEAALYRVVVAEASKAYLTKEVDADNRAGLFREHMELVAELVGVVQAVSPRYAHPHALVSTLLESARKQHFFARHLPSLSDGADQVPAFLTQLAFAALA; encoded by the coding sequence ATGCTTGCTGCCCTCCGCCCCGACCTCAACCAGCACCTGTACCTGCGCGACCCGCAGGCCACGGATTTGGGCCGCCGCCTGCTGGCCGAAAGCGTGCGCCTGCTCGATGACATCGGCTTTGAGGCGTTCACTTTCAAGAAGCTGGCGGCGGTGATGAATTCGACCGAGGCTTCGCTTTACCGCTACTTCGAAAACAAGCACCGCCTGCTCCTCTACTTAGTGAGCTGGCACTGGGCCTGGCTGCGCTTCCGGGTGCGGGTGGCGCTGCACCACGTGGCCGACCCGCAGCAGCGCCTGCGCCTGGCCCTGGCGGCCGTGTGCGAAGCCAGCGTGGACGACCCCGCCACGCCCGATTTCGACGAGGCCGCCCTCTACCGCGTGGTGGTGGCCGAGGCCAGCAAGGCCTACCTCACCAAGGAAGTCGACGCCGATAACCGCGCCGGCCTGTTCCGGGAGCACATGGAGCTTGTGGCCGAGCTGGTGGGCGTGGTGCAGGCCGTGAGCCCCCGCTACGCCCACCCGCACGCGCTGGTGAGCACGCTCCTGGAGTCGGCGCGCAAGCAGCATTTTTTTGCCCGGCACCTGCCCTCGCTCAGCGACGGCGCCGACCAGGTGCCGGCCTTTCTGACCCAGCTGGCCTTCGCGGCGCTGGCTTAA
- a CDS encoding ABC transporter substrate-binding protein, whose amino-acid sequence MTPFSSLRLPLRWLVAGVLLAQPALAQTPAKPKPRPAPAAPPAAADPAARYRSGKAQLDQGNYAAAVALLEPLAQPGARFARAADAAYLGAVAYARLKQWPETEQLLNLLRTEYPAYPNLPDALLLQGQASFEQEDYDTALKTLALLPADKFVPEREAMKATYLPRIKERSTWQRNLRRYPDDAALARAYADNLVIGGTFTDADRPQLDALIARFNLDRTRYTPRPRAVVAKKASYNVAVLLPFELSDPSWQTIRKNQFVTDLYAGLRLAQDSLQRAGHPIQLFAYDTGADTLTLKQVLALPELAGMDLLIGPVYKSGARLLARYAREHQIVCVNPLSQDADLVLNNPWHYLFSPSTATQGRVAAQFALNAFGAGRPGVVLHEDSKDDAAFANSYKAAYETDGGKIGTLRRFNPDVDESLNAAFTGLDLANASHLTVYSDNRRVGPAAFKQWQQLPAATRPALLCPGSWLDNARLDVSQLAAPGVYMLQPKYYDEQGAGFRRFRQLYLQRQHLPPSVFASQGFELMLYFGTALFQYGPAFQANLANAGVTPGAIFDGMNYSNGAHDNQVVPIVKLSNLELQVLR is encoded by the coding sequence ATGACCCCGTTCTCTTCGCTGCGACTTCCGCTTCGGTGGCTGGTGGCCGGTGTGCTGCTCGCCCAGCCCGCCCTGGCCCAGACGCCCGCCAAACCCAAGCCCCGGCCCGCGCCCGCCGCCCCGCCCGCCGCGGCCGACCCCGCCGCGCGCTACCGCAGCGGCAAAGCCCAGCTCGACCAGGGCAACTACGCCGCGGCCGTGGCCCTGCTGGAACCGCTGGCCCAGCCCGGTGCCCGCTTCGCCCGCGCCGCCGATGCCGCGTATCTCGGTGCCGTGGCGTACGCCCGCCTCAAGCAATGGCCCGAAACCGAGCAGCTGCTCAACCTGCTGCGCACCGAGTACCCCGCGTACCCCAACCTACCCGATGCGCTGCTGCTGCAGGGCCAGGCCTCGTTTGAGCAGGAGGACTACGACACCGCCCTCAAAACCCTGGCGCTGCTGCCGGCCGACAAGTTTGTGCCCGAGCGCGAGGCCATGAAGGCCACCTACCTGCCCCGCATCAAGGAGCGCAGCACCTGGCAGCGCAACCTGCGCCGCTACCCCGACGATGCCGCCCTGGCCCGCGCCTACGCCGATAACCTCGTTATCGGCGGCACCTTCACCGACGCCGACCGCCCGCAGCTCGACGCCCTGATAGCGCGCTTTAACCTCGACCGCACCCGCTACACGCCGCGGCCCCGCGCCGTGGTGGCCAAAAAAGCCAGCTACAACGTGGCCGTACTGCTGCCCTTCGAGCTGAGCGACCCCAGCTGGCAGACCATCCGCAAAAACCAGTTCGTGACCGACCTCTACGCCGGCCTGCGCCTGGCCCAGGACAGCCTGCAGCGGGCCGGTCACCCCATCCAGCTCTTCGCCTACGATACCGGCGCCGATACCCTGACGCTCAAGCAGGTATTGGCCCTGCCCGAGCTGGCCGGCATGGATTTGCTCATTGGGCCGGTGTATAAGTCGGGCGCCCGATTGCTGGCGCGCTACGCCCGCGAGCACCAGATTGTGTGCGTCAATCCGCTGTCGCAGGACGCTGATTTGGTGCTAAATAACCCCTGGCACTACCTGTTTTCGCCCAGCACGGCCACGCAGGGCCGGGTGGCGGCGCAGTTTGCGCTCAATGCCTTTGGGGCTGGGCGCCCGGGCGTGGTGCTGCACGAAGACAGCAAGGACGACGCCGCCTTCGCCAATTCCTACAAAGCCGCCTACGAAACCGACGGCGGCAAAATCGGCACTTTGCGCCGCTTCAATCCCGACGTGGACGAAAGCCTGAATGCCGCCTTCACCGGCCTCGACCTGGCCAACGCCAGTCACCTGACGGTGTATTCCGACAACCGCCGCGTGGGCCCCGCCGCCTTCAAGCAGTGGCAGCAGCTGCCCGCCGCCACGCGCCCGGCCCTGCTGTGCCCCGGCTCCTGGCTCGACAACGCCCGCCTCGACGTGTCGCAGCTGGCCGCGCCCGGCGTCTACATGCTGCAGCCCAAATACTACGACGAGCAGGGGGCCGGCTTCCGCCGGTTTCGGCAGCTGTACCTGCAGCGGCAGCATTTGCCGCCGTCGGTGTTTGCCAGCCAAGGTTTTGAGTTGATGCTGTATTTCGGCACGGCGCTGTTTCAGTACGGCCCGGCTTTCCAGGCCAACTTGGCCAACGCCGGCGTAACGCCTGGGGCAATCTTTGACGGCATGAACTACAGCAACGGCGCTCACGATAACCAAGTGGTGCCCATCGTGAAGCTCAGCAACCTGGAGCTGCAGGTGCTGCGGTGA
- the hemL gene encoding glutamate-1-semialdehyde 2,1-aminomutase has translation MLNLTTSAALFERAKTLIPGGVNSPVRAFRSVGGSPVFMQSAHGAWLTDVDGNRYVDFINSWGPMILGHAPAVVLDAVKEALPHSLSFGAPTNREVEMAELIRRMVPSIEKVRLVNSGTEACMSAIRAARGYTGRSKIIKFEGCYHGHGDAFLIAAGSGALTAGEPDSAGVTRGVAQDTLTAPYNDLPAVQALIDANPSEVAALILEPVVGNMGLVAPAEGFLQALRALCTEHGIVLIFDEVMTGFRLAQGGAQELYGIKPDMTTLGKIIGGGLPVGAYGGREDIMNCVAPAGKVYQAGTLSGNPMATAAGMAQLRYLHEHPELYTALEASSARLADGTRQIAAELGLNYTVNRVGSMFSLFFTSEPVTNLDDAKKCDTAAFGRYFHAMLERGIYLAPSQFEALFVSTAITDELVEMYLKACRESLIEAHGL, from the coding sequence ATGCTCAACCTCACCACTTCCGCTGCTCTTTTCGAACGTGCCAAAACCCTCATTCCCGGTGGGGTCAATTCGCCGGTGCGCGCTTTCCGGTCGGTGGGCGGCTCGCCGGTGTTCATGCAAAGCGCCCACGGCGCCTGGCTGACGGACGTGGACGGCAACCGTTACGTGGACTTCATCAACTCCTGGGGCCCCATGATTCTGGGTCACGCCCCGGCCGTTGTGCTCGATGCTGTGAAAGAGGCCCTGCCGCACTCGCTCAGTTTCGGCGCGCCCACCAACCGCGAGGTGGAAATGGCCGAACTCATTCGGCGGATGGTACCCAGCATCGAGAAAGTGCGCCTCGTGAACTCCGGCACCGAGGCCTGCATGTCGGCTATTCGGGCGGCGCGCGGCTACACGGGCCGCTCCAAAATCATCAAGTTTGAAGGCTGCTACCACGGCCACGGCGACGCTTTCCTCATTGCGGCCGGCAGCGGCGCCCTCACCGCCGGTGAGCCCGACTCGGCCGGCGTGACGCGCGGCGTGGCCCAGGATACCCTCACCGCGCCCTATAACGACCTGCCCGCCGTGCAGGCCCTCATCGATGCCAACCCCAGCGAAGTGGCCGCCCTCATTCTTGAGCCGGTGGTGGGCAACATGGGCCTCGTGGCCCCGGCCGAAGGCTTCCTGCAAGCCCTGCGTGCCCTGTGCACCGAGCACGGCATCGTCCTGATTTTTGATGAGGTGATGACCGGGTTCCGCTTGGCGCAGGGCGGCGCGCAGGAGCTCTACGGCATCAAGCCTGACATGACCACGCTGGGCAAAATCATCGGCGGCGGCCTGCCCGTGGGTGCCTACGGCGGCCGCGAAGACATCATGAACTGCGTGGCGCCCGCCGGCAAGGTGTACCAGGCCGGCACGCTCTCCGGCAACCCCATGGCCACGGCCGCGGGCATGGCCCAGCTGCGCTACCTGCACGAGCACCCCGAGCTGTACACCGCCCTCGAAGCCAGCAGCGCCCGCCTCGCCGACGGCACCCGCCAGATTGCCGCCGAACTGGGGCTAAACTATACCGTGAACCGCGTGGGCTCCATGTTCAGCTTGTTTTTCACTTCCGAGCCCGTCACCAACCTCGACGACGCCAAGAAGTGCGACACGGCTGCATTCGGCCGCTATTTCCACGCCATGTTGGAGCGCGGCATCTACCTGGCGCCGTCGCAGTTCGAGGCCCTGTTCGTGTCCACGGCCATCACTGACGAGCTGGTGGAAATGTACCTGAAGGCCTGCCGCGAGTCGTTGATTGAGGCCCACGGTTTATAG
- the dcd gene encoding dCTP deaminase — MILTDQQILAEIEKGTIVIEPYDRSCLGTNSYDVHLGPYLATYRDEVLDARRHNEIDTFEIPEEGFVLQPGKLYLGVTQEYTETHATVPFLEGKSSVGRLGIDIHATAGKGDVGFCNYWTLEISVSMPVRVYRHMPIGQLIYFTVQGDVNNYYNRKQNAKYNERTDKPVESMMWKNNW; from the coding sequence ATGATTTTAACCGACCAGCAAATCCTCGCGGAAATCGAAAAAGGCACCATTGTCATCGAGCCCTACGACCGTAGCTGCCTGGGTACCAACTCCTACGACGTGCACCTGGGCCCCTACCTCGCCACCTACCGCGACGAGGTGCTGGACGCGCGCCGCCACAACGAAATCGACACGTTTGAAATACCGGAAGAGGGCTTCGTGCTGCAGCCGGGCAAGCTTTACCTGGGCGTGACGCAGGAATATACCGAAACCCACGCCACCGTGCCCTTCCTCGAAGGCAAGAGCAGCGTAGGCCGCCTGGGCATCGACATTCACGCCACCGCCGGCAAAGGCGACGTGGGCTTCTGCAACTACTGGACCCTGGAAATCAGCGTGTCGATGCCCGTGCGGGTGTACCGCCACATGCCCATCGGCCAGCTGATTTATTTCACCGTGCAGGGCGATGTCAACAACTATTATAACCGCAAGCAGAACGCGAAATACAACGAGCGCACCGACAAACCGGTGGAGTCGATGATGTGGAAAAATAACTGGTAG
- the gldC gene encoding gliding motility protein GldC, with translation MKKSEIRFSIALDDNKVPEAISWSATDAGPDIHFAKAINIALWDREQVGTMKIDLWTKDMPVDEMKRFVVDNIGSMAENIVTATDDKEMAAKMRALCKELSEYLDKQEQGQ, from the coding sequence ATGAAAAAATCAGAAATCCGTTTCAGCATTGCGCTGGATGATAATAAAGTACCCGAGGCAATCAGCTGGTCGGCCACTGACGCCGGGCCGGATATTCACTTTGCCAAGGCCATCAACATCGCGCTGTGGGACCGGGAGCAAGTGGGCACCATGAAAATCGACCTCTGGACCAAAGACATGCCCGTGGACGAGATGAAGCGCTTCGTGGTCGACAACATCGGCTCCATGGCCGAGAACATCGTGACGGCCACCGACGACAAGGAAATGGCGGCTAAGATGCGTGCCCTCTGCAAGGAATTGTCGGAGTACCTCGATAAGCAGGAACAGGGCCAATAA
- the dnaN gene encoding DNA polymerase III subunit beta yields MKFIVSSSALLKQLQSINGVVTNNPVVPILENFLFEIEAGKLTITASDLETSMITELPVEARDTGRIAAPARILLDTLKNLPDQPVTFTLDEETYTIEISSANGRYKLAGENAADFPRVPVVKGSAPIEMPSSSLARAINKTIFAVSTDELRPAMTGILVQLADSQVTFVATDGHRLLRYRRQDVGAGQTANLIIPRKAFNLLKGTLPSEATPVKMEFNQSNAFFSFNQMRLVCRLIDERYPDYENVIPVSNPNKLIINRSELLNSVRRISIYSNKTTHQVRLRLAGSELVVSAEDLDFSNEAKETLTCQYDGEDMEIGFNARFLLEMLSNIDSEEITLELSTPNRAGLLMPTTPDDNESILMLVMPVMLNNYV; encoded by the coding sequence ATGAAATTCATCGTATCCTCCTCCGCGCTGCTCAAGCAGCTGCAAAGCATCAACGGCGTGGTCACGAACAACCCCGTGGTGCCCATTCTGGAGAACTTTCTCTTTGAGATTGAGGCCGGTAAGCTCACCATCACGGCCTCCGACCTGGAGACGAGCATGATAACCGAGCTGCCCGTGGAGGCCCGCGATACCGGCCGCATTGCCGCGCCCGCCCGCATCCTGCTCGACACCCTTAAGAACCTGCCCGACCAGCCCGTGACCTTCACGCTGGACGAGGAAACCTACACCATCGAAATCAGCTCGGCCAACGGCCGCTACAAGCTGGCCGGCGAGAATGCAGCCGACTTCCCCCGCGTGCCGGTGGTGAAGGGCTCGGCCCCGATTGAGATGCCGTCGTCGTCGCTGGCCCGCGCCATCAACAAAACCATCTTCGCGGTGAGCACCGACGAGCTGCGCCCGGCCATGACCGGTATTCTGGTGCAGCTAGCCGATTCGCAGGTGACCTTCGTAGCCACCGACGGGCACCGCCTGCTGCGCTACCGCCGCCAGGACGTAGGCGCCGGCCAAACCGCCAACCTCATCATCCCGCGCAAAGCCTTCAACCTGCTGAAAGGCACGCTGCCTTCGGAGGCCACGCCGGTGAAGATGGAGTTCAACCAGAGTAACGCCTTTTTCTCCTTCAACCAGATGCGCCTCGTGTGCCGGTTGATTGACGAGCGGTACCCGGACTACGAGAACGTGATTCCGGTGAGCAACCCCAACAAGCTCATCATCAACCGTTCGGAATTGTTGAATTCGGTGCGTCGCATCAGCATCTACTCCAACAAGACCACCCACCAGGTACGCCTGCGCCTGGCCGGCTCGGAGTTGGTGGTGTCGGCCGAAGACCTCGACTTCAGCAACGAAGCCAAGGAAACCCTCACCTGCCAGTACGACGGCGAGGACATGGAAATCGGCTTCAACGCCCGCTTCCTGCTCGAAATGCTGTCGAACATCGACTCCGAGGAAATCACCCTGGAACTGAGCACGCCCAACCGCGCCGGCCTGCTCATGCCCACCACCCCCGACGACAACGAAAGCATCCTGATGCTGGTAATGCCGGTGATGCTGAACAACTACGTTTAA
- the gldG gene encoding gliding motility-associated ABC transporter substrate-binding protein GldG produces the protein MENTLTNSPATAPVPASRKQRDLLAFAAVLGGLLLFNFIAQRFFFRVDLTEEKRYTMSDATKKLLRDLKQPVTITVYLTGDFPPAFRRLEQGVRETLNEFQVYGGANLNYIFIDPSAGGTEAARNAFYTTLFKKGLKPTNLGATENGKRVEKIIFPWAVVSVGGKDRNVLLLRGNQAAPADVRLNQSIEGLEYELASTIRTLVPALRKRIGVIEGHGELTNAQAGDILGTWQQQYDVFRVTLNKVKDLSALDAVVVAQPKSPYTEDEKFKLDQFITNGGRALFFVDALRVDLDSVSRNGVALATPYNLNLDDLFFKYGLRLNQNLLLDLNSGQIPLVTGMDGNKPKIEPMPWQLYPLINKFSPHPITRNLDAVYLKFVGNMDTVKATGIRKTALMTTSRYTRVLPAPVPINFNDARLEPNPKLYQKGFQPVAYLLEGQFTSLFANRARPGTLQFQPEKPANAKPSKILVVSDGDFIRSDIDPKTGNPYRLGFDRLANTEFANRELVLNATDYLLDETGLIAVRGKQITLRPLDKVKLAEQRRRWQLLNLGAPLLLLGVFGAVRSWRRKRRYAGFAG, from the coding sequence ATGGAAAATACGTTGACTAATTCGCCGGCCACGGCCCCCGTTCCTGCTTCGCGCAAACAGCGCGACCTGCTGGCGTTTGCCGCCGTACTGGGCGGGCTGCTGCTGTTCAATTTCATTGCGCAGCGCTTCTTTTTCCGGGTCGATTTGACCGAGGAAAAGCGCTACACCATGTCCGACGCGACCAAAAAGCTGTTGCGCGACCTGAAGCAGCCGGTCACCATCACGGTCTACCTCACCGGCGATTTCCCGCCGGCTTTCCGCCGCCTGGAGCAGGGCGTGCGCGAAACGCTGAACGAGTTTCAGGTATACGGCGGCGCCAATTTGAATTACATTTTCATCGACCCCAGCGCGGGTGGCACCGAAGCAGCGCGCAATGCCTTTTACACCACCCTCTTCAAAAAAGGCCTGAAACCCACCAACCTCGGCGCCACCGAAAACGGCAAGCGCGTCGAGAAAATCATCTTCCCCTGGGCGGTGGTGAGCGTGGGCGGCAAAGACCGTAACGTGCTATTACTGCGCGGCAACCAAGCCGCCCCCGCCGACGTGCGCCTCAACCAAAGCATCGAAGGGTTAGAATATGAGCTGGCCAGCACCATCCGGACGCTCGTGCCGGCGTTGCGCAAGCGCATTGGCGTCATCGAAGGCCACGGTGAACTCACCAATGCGCAGGCGGGCGACATCCTTGGCACCTGGCAGCAGCAGTACGACGTGTTTCGCGTGACGCTGAACAAGGTAAAGGACCTCAGCGCGCTCGATGCTGTGGTAGTGGCCCAACCCAAATCGCCCTACACTGAGGACGAGAAGTTCAAGCTCGACCAGTTCATCACCAATGGCGGCCGGGCGCTGTTTTTCGTCGATGCACTGCGGGTGGACCTCGACAGCGTGAGCCGCAACGGCGTGGCCCTGGCCACGCCCTACAATCTTAATTTGGACGACCTCTTCTTCAAGTACGGTCTGCGCCTGAACCAGAACCTGCTGCTCGACCTCAACAGCGGCCAGATTCCGTTGGTGACCGGCATGGACGGCAACAAGCCCAAAATCGAGCCCATGCCCTGGCAGCTCTATCCGCTTATCAACAAGTTCAGCCCCCACCCCATCACCCGCAACCTCGACGCGGTGTACCTGAAGTTCGTCGGCAACATGGACACAGTGAAGGCCACCGGCATCCGCAAAACTGCCCTGATGACCACCTCGCGCTACACCCGCGTGCTGCCCGCTCCGGTGCCCATCAACTTCAACGACGCCCGCCTGGAGCCCAACCCCAAGCTCTACCAGAAGGGTTTTCAGCCGGTGGCGTATTTGCTCGAAGGCCAGTTTACCTCGCTCTTTGCCAACCGCGCCCGGCCCGGCACCCTGCAGTTCCAGCCCGAAAAGCCGGCCAACGCCAAGCCCAGCAAAATACTGGTCGTGTCCGACGGCGACTTCATCCGCTCCGATATCGACCCCAAAACCGGCAACCCCTACCGCCTCGGCTTCGACCGCCTCGCCAACACCGAATTTGCCAACCGCGAGCTGGTCCTCAACGCCACCGACTACCTGCTCGACGAAACCGGTCTTATTGCCGTGCGCGGCAAGCAAATCACCCTCCGCCCCCTCGACAAAGTGAAGCTGGCCGAACAGCGCCGCCGCTGGCAACTGCTGAACCTCGGCGCGCCGCTGCTGCTATTGGGCGTGTTCGGGGCCGTGCGGTCGTGGCGGCGCAAGCGGCGGTATGCGGGGTTTGCGGGGTAG
- the gldF gene encoding gliding motility-associated ABC transporter permease subunit GldF, producing the protein MLTILRKEFNAFLNSPVAYVVLGVFLIATGLFVWVFPDSSVLDYGYADLQTLFNLAPWIFLFLIPAITMRTFAEEKKAGTIELLLTRPLTDGQIIGGKYLACFLLALLALIPTLLYYFSVYKLGSPEGNIDSAATVGSYLGLALLAAVFAAIGILASALTRDQIIAFLVAVVGCFLIYSGFDSLASVLEGSPAYYISQLGIAAHYRDLSKGLIDSRDVVYFFSVVAVALQATRLVLRSRNW; encoded by the coding sequence ATGCTCACCATTCTAAGAAAAGAATTCAACGCCTTCCTGAACTCCCCCGTGGCCTACGTGGTGCTGGGGGTTTTCCTGATTGCGACAGGCCTGTTCGTTTGGGTATTTCCCGACAGCAGCGTGCTCGACTACGGCTATGCCGACCTGCAGACGCTGTTTAATCTGGCCCCGTGGATTTTCCTGTTTCTCATCCCGGCCATTACCATGCGCACCTTTGCCGAGGAGAAAAAGGCCGGCACCATTGAGTTGCTCCTGACGCGCCCGCTCACCGACGGGCAGATAATCGGCGGCAAGTACCTGGCTTGCTTCTTACTTGCCTTGCTGGCCCTGATTCCCACGCTCCTCTACTACTTCTCGGTGTACAAGCTGGGCAGCCCCGAGGGCAACATCGACTCGGCCGCCACGGTAGGTTCGTATCTGGGCCTGGCGCTGCTGGCGGCGGTGTTTGCGGCCATCGGCATCCTGGCTTCGGCCCTTACCCGCGACCAGATTATTGCGTTTCTGGTGGCGGTGGTGGGGTGCTTTCTGATTTACTCAGGCTTCGACTCGCTGGCCTCGGTGCTGGAGGGCAGCCCGGCTTATTACATCAGCCAGCTGGGCATTGCGGCGCATTACCGCGACCTGAGCAAGGGCCTGATTGACTCGCGCGACGTAGTTTATTTCTTTAGTGTGGTTGCGGTGGCGTTGCAGGCCACGCGGCTGGTGTTACGGAGCCGCAATTGGTAA
- the gldA gene encoding gliding motility-associated ABC transporter ATP-binding subunit GldA produces MVEIEHLTKTYGTQNAVDNISFTAGKGEIVGFLGPNGAGKSTTMKIATGYLPPTAGTVRVAGHDVLTDSLAVRRHVGYLPEHNPLYLDMYVHEYLEFIGSVHGLSGRNLRTRVAELVRRVGLSREQNKQIGALSKGYRQRVGLAQALIHDPDVLILDEPTTGLDPNQILEIRQLIREVGEDKTVIFSTHILPEVTALCSRVLIISRGKLVADSPVAELAARAAGETVVRAEFEGAVDATKLAQLPGVRHVEAAPGGVVLLRTAPGVDVRAAVSRLAGQEGWILLGLRQEHQSLEEVFGELTK; encoded by the coding sequence ATGGTAGAAATTGAACACCTGACCAAAACCTACGGCACCCAAAACGCCGTGGACAACATCAGCTTCACGGCGGGCAAAGGTGAGATTGTGGGTTTCCTCGGGCCAAACGGCGCGGGCAAAAGCACGACCATGAAAATTGCCACCGGCTACCTACCGCCCACGGCGGGCACCGTGCGCGTGGCCGGCCACGATGTGCTTACCGACAGCCTGGCCGTGCGCCGGCACGTGGGCTACCTGCCCGAACACAACCCGCTCTACCTGGACATGTACGTGCACGAGTACCTCGAATTCATCGGCTCGGTGCACGGGCTGAGCGGCCGCAACCTGCGCACCCGCGTGGCCGAGCTGGTGCGCCGGGTGGGCCTGAGCCGCGAGCAGAACAAGCAGATTGGGGCGCTCAGCAAAGGCTACCGGCAGCGCGTGGGCCTGGCCCAGGCCCTCATTCACGACCCCGACGTGCTCATCCTCGACGAGCCCACCACCGGCCTCGACCCCAACCAGATTCTGGAAATCCGCCAGCTCATTCGGGAAGTGGGCGAGGACAAAACCGTCATTTTCAGCACCCACATTTTGCCCGAAGTCACGGCGCTATGCTCGCGCGTGCTCATCATCAGCCGCGGCAAGCTGGTGGCCGACAGCCCGGTGGCCGAGCTGGCCGCCCGTGCCGCCGGCGAAACGGTGGTCCGTGCCGAGTTTGAAGGCGCCGTGGACGCCACCAAGCTGGCGCAGCTGCCGGGTGTGCGCCACGTGGAAGCCGCGCCGGGTGGCGTGGTGCTGCTACGCACCGCCCCGGGCGTGGACGTGCGCGCGGCAGTGTCTCGGCTGGCCGGCCAGGAAGGCTGGATTTTGCTGGGGCTGCGGCAGGAGCACCAGAGCCTGGAGGAGGTGTTTGGGGAACTGACGAAATGA
- a CDS encoding SDR family NAD(P)-dependent oxidoreductase — translation MDLTGKVAIVTGASKGIGRATVEALLARGAAVAGWARSAPTGLVHDRFQFFACDVQDEHSIAEAFTNTQRELGSEIHVLVNNAGLGIMGEVDGFRTEDWKTMFDTNVLGTFLCTRAVLPQMKKQHAGHIVNVASLAATAGTAGMSGYCATKYAVRGFSDALFKEVRPAGIRVTCVMPGSVETNFNGNEPGAEPSPYKMQPEAIADAIVHAIEAPDTTMVSEIQLRPANVKN, via the coding sequence ATGGACCTCACCGGCAAAGTCGCCATCGTCACCGGCGCAAGCAAAGGAATCGGCCGTGCCACCGTCGAAGCGCTGTTGGCGCGCGGTGCCGCCGTGGCCGGCTGGGCGCGCTCCGCTCCCACTGGCCTGGTGCACGACCGGTTTCAGTTTTTTGCCTGCGACGTGCAGGACGAACACTCCATTGCCGAGGCCTTCACCAACACGCAGCGCGAGCTGGGCTCCGAAATCCACGTGCTGGTAAACAACGCCGGCCTGGGCATCATGGGCGAAGTCGACGGCTTCCGGACCGAGGACTGGAAAACCATGTTCGACACCAACGTGCTGGGCACGTTCCTGTGTACCCGCGCCGTGTTGCCGCAAATGAAGAAGCAGCACGCCGGCCACATCGTGAACGTGGCCTCGCTGGCCGCCACGGCGGGCACGGCCGGCATGAGCGGCTACTGCGCCACCAAATATGCCGTGCGCGGCTTCTCGGACGCGCTGTTTAAAGAGGTGCGGCCCGCTGGCATTCGCGTGACGTGCGTGATGCCCGGCTCGGTCGAAACCAACTTCAACGGCAACGAGCCCGGCGCCGAGCCCAGCCCCTACAAGATGCAGCCCGAAGCCATTGCCGACGCCATTGTGCACGCCATCGAGGCGCCCGACACCACGATGGTGTCGGAAATTCAGCTGCGGCCGGCGAACGTGAAAAACTAG
- a CDS encoding DUF2807 domain-containing protein, with translation MRVAVRSAAAVGLALSLSTCNSGPDCLKSTGAVVTQQRDVEPGLVTVTAFDNVDLRLVQDTKTYAEVRAGENLISEIVLTRKGNSLEINNTSTCNWTRSYDSPREVTLHLPRITNVFMRGQGNGSTVGEFVQDTVFFHLIGAGDYDLTVRAKQLFLDQYELGDITVRGTTDYMNCTLGGAGRLFAQGITPQSCDVNLTRDSDGDAHVRASQRLGATVAGNGTLYYGGPPAFVDIRVTGRGGKKTE, from the coding sequence ATGCGCGTCGCCGTCCGCAGCGCAGCGGCCGTGGGGCTGGCCCTGAGCCTTAGCACCTGCAATTCGGGGCCCGACTGCCTCAAGAGCACGGGCGCCGTTGTGACGCAGCAGCGCGACGTGGAACCGGGCCTGGTCACCGTCACGGCCTTTGACAACGTGGACCTGCGCCTCGTGCAGGATACCAAAACCTACGCCGAGGTGCGTGCCGGCGAAAACCTGATTAGCGAAATTGTGCTCACCCGTAAAGGCAATTCGCTCGAAATCAACAACACCAGCACCTGCAACTGGACCCGCAGCTACGACTCGCCCCGCGAAGTCACGCTGCACCTGCCGCGCATTACCAACGTGTTTATGCGCGGCCAGGGCAACGGCAGCACCGTGGGCGAGTTCGTGCAGGATACCGTTTTCTTCCACCTCATCGGAGCCGGCGACTACGACCTTACGGTGCGGGCCAAGCAGCTTTTCCTCGACCAGTACGAGTTGGGCGACATCACCGTGCGCGGCACCACCGACTACATGAACTGCACGCTGGGGGGCGCGGGCCGGCTTTTTGCGCAGGGCATCACGCCGCAAAGCTGCGACGTGAACCTGACCCGCGACAGCGACGGCGACGCGCACGTGCGGGCGTCGCAGCGCCTGGGCGCCACCGTGGCCGGCAACGGCACCCTGTACTACGGTGGGCCGCCTGCGTTCGTCGACATCCGCGTGACGGGCCGGGGCGGCAAGAAAACCGAGTAA